In a single window of the Alphaproteobacteria bacterium genome:
- a CDS encoding aminotransferase, whose translation MAAMINSALDRVASPPIAEAESWLQGAAPATNAAPLDLAQAVPNYDPAPELLDYLAGAVREPGTAFYTPILGLDALRESLAASLSGEYGAPISAAETTITTGCNHAFCMATLAVAGAGDEVILPEPFYFNHDMWFDMQGIATVPLPCRPGTEGMVPDPEEAAALITPRTRAIVLITPNNPTGTIYSNARLKAFYDLAANHGLALVIDETYKDFRPADGGDEPQPPHTLFQEEGWRDTLIQLYSFSKAFSLTGYRVGSLVTGERIMAAVAKIADTITICPPHIGQLAALYGLEHLTAWREEKRARVLGLIDALDDAFQRHRPPYDLVSRGAFFAYLRHPFAGTSSIDVAKRLAADQRLLVLPGEFFGESQSEYLRVAFANADTGQLDELASRLARLG comes from the coding sequence GATGATCAATTCTGCCCTCGACCGGGTCGCGTCGCCGCCGATCGCCGAAGCCGAAAGCTGGCTGCAAGGGGCGGCACCGGCGACCAACGCGGCGCCCCTCGATTTGGCCCAGGCGGTCCCCAATTACGACCCGGCACCCGAACTGCTCGACTATCTCGCCGGCGCTGTGCGCGAACCGGGAACCGCATTCTACACACCGATCCTGGGTCTCGACGCCCTGCGCGAATCACTCGCCGCGTCCCTGTCCGGCGAATATGGCGCCCCGATATCGGCGGCGGAAACCACGATCACCACCGGCTGCAACCACGCCTTCTGCATGGCCACTCTCGCCGTCGCCGGGGCGGGCGATGAGGTCATCCTGCCGGAACCGTTCTATTTCAATCACGACATGTGGTTCGACATGCAGGGGATCGCGACGGTTCCCCTGCCCTGCCGGCCGGGCACCGAGGGCATGGTGCCGGACCCCGAGGAAGCAGCGGCCCTGATCACGCCGCGCACGCGCGCTATCGTGCTGATCACGCCGAACAATCCGACCGGCACCATCTATTCCAACGCCCGGCTCAAGGCGTTTTATGACCTCGCGGCGAACCACGGTCTCGCTCTCGTCATCGATGAGACCTACAAGGATTTCCGCCCCGCCGACGGTGGTGACGAACCGCAGCCGCCGCATACCTTGTTCCAAGAAGAGGGCTGGCGGGACACGCTCATCCAGCTCTACAGTTTCTCCAAGGCCTTCAGCCTGACCGGCTACCGCGTCGGCTCGCTGGTTACCGGCGAGAGGATCATGGCGGCGGTGGCAAAGATCGCCGACACCATTACCATCTGCCCGCCCCATATCGGCCAACTGGCGGCGCTCTATGGGCTCGAACACTTGACCGCATGGCGGGAGGAGAAACGCGCCCGGGTGCTGGGCCTGATCGACGCCCTGGACGACGCCTTCCAACGCCACCGCCCGCCCTATGATCTGGTCTCTCGTGGCGCATTCTTCGCCTACCTGCGCCATCCCTTCGCCGGCACATCGTCGATCGATGTCGCCAAGCGGCTGGCCGCGGACCAGCGCCTGCTGGTGCTGCCCGGCGAGTTTTTCGGCGAGAGCCAAAGCGAATATCTGCGCGTCGCCTTCGCCAACGCCGACACCGGGCAACTCGACGAGCTCGCCAGCCGACTGGCGCGCTTGGGGTAG
- a CDS encoding haloacid dehalogenase-like hydrolase, which yields MFPHLHRIPAVMLALATYLALATLALAQSDPLPSWNDGAAKRAIIEFVRTTTDESSTDFVPAAERVAAFDQDGTLWVSHPMYAGLMFSADRVPAVVKEKPELAEIEPFKSVLADTAAAVAKLPMHDFMTTLDATTTGMSVEVFNAEVQQWLATARHPRWRRPYTDLTYLPMQELLAYLRAAGFKTYIVTGGGQDFVRVYAERVYGVPPEQVVGTAQRTSYTYDKHGKPVLIREPKTYIHVNDAGKAEGIHLMIGRRPHAAFGNSTGDREMLEYTNAGDGARLAMLVLHDDAEREYAYGPAQSLPDTRVGRFTQALYDEAMMQGWVVISMKNDWKRIFAFED from the coding sequence ATGTTTCCACATCTCCACCGCATACCGGCCGTCATGCTCGCGCTCGCTACTTACCTCGCTTTGGCGACGCTGGCACTCGCGCAGAGCGACCCGCTTCCGTCGTGGAACGACGGCGCGGCCAAGCGCGCGATCATCGAGTTCGTGCGGACGACGACCGACGAGTCGAGTACGGATTTCGTACCCGCGGCCGAGCGCGTCGCCGCCTTCGACCAGGATGGCACGCTGTGGGTTTCGCACCCCATGTATGCCGGGCTGATGTTCAGCGCCGACCGCGTCCCGGCGGTGGTAAAGGAAAAACCCGAGCTCGCCGAGATCGAGCCGTTCAAAAGCGTGCTCGCCGACACCGCGGCGGCAGTCGCAAAGCTGCCGATGCACGATTTCATGACGACGCTCGACGCGACGACGACCGGAATGAGTGTCGAGGTATTCAACGCCGAGGTGCAGCAATGGCTCGCCACCGCCAGGCACCCGCGCTGGCGACGGCCCTATACCGATCTCACCTACCTCCCCATGCAGGAGCTGTTGGCATACTTGCGCGCCGCCGGCTTCAAGACCTACATCGTCACCGGCGGTGGACAGGATTTCGTGCGGGTATATGCCGAGCGGGTCTACGGCGTTCCGCCCGAGCAGGTGGTCGGCACCGCCCAGCGCACGTCCTATACTTATGACAAGCATGGCAAGCCGGTTCTTATCCGGGAACCGAAGACTTACATTCACGTCAACGACGCGGGCAAGGCCGAGGGCATCCACCTAATGATCGGGCGCCGGCCGCACGCGGCATTCGGCAATTCGACCGGTGATCGGGAGATGCTGGAATACACGAACGCCGGCGATGGCGCGCGTCTGGCGATGCTCGTATTGCATGACGACGCCGAGCGCGAGTATGCCTACGGGCCTGCCCAGTCGCTGCCCGACACCAGAGTGGGCAGGTTCACCCAGGCGCTCTACGACGAGGCAATGATGCAGGGCTGGGTCGTCATCAGCATGAAGAACGACTGGAAGCGGATCTTCGCCTTCGAGGACTAG
- a CDS encoding alpha/beta fold hydrolase produces MPDSPALDGPGFGPASGGAPRQLVVLLHGWGADGNDLIGLAPPMSRFLPDAEFLSPNGPEPCDANPMGRQWFPLSDMSPDEMLRGAKGVAPAIDAYLDAALAERNLGDDRLALIGFSQGTMMALYVALRRPRGCAAVVGYSGLLIGGETLTVEARSKPPVLLVHGEDDPVVPVAALPATVDGLSAAGVAVEWHRRPRVQHGIDEFGLVAGAEFIATAFRESDP; encoded by the coding sequence ATGCCCGACTCTCCCGCCCTCGACGGGCCCGGCTTTGGCCCCGCCAGCGGCGGAGCGCCGCGTCAATTGGTCGTCCTGCTGCACGGCTGGGGCGCCGACGGCAATGATCTCATTGGCCTCGCTCCGCCGATGTCGCGATTCTTGCCCGATGCGGAGTTTCTGTCGCCGAACGGGCCCGAACCCTGCGACGCCAACCCCATGGGCCGGCAATGGTTTCCGCTTTCCGACATGAGCCCAGACGAGATGCTGCGCGGCGCCAAGGGCGTGGCGCCGGCGATCGACGCCTATCTCGATGCGGCGCTCGCCGAACGCAACCTCGGCGACGACCGGCTGGCCTTGATCGGGTTTTCCCAGGGCACCATGATGGCGCTCTATGTGGCGCTACGGCGGCCGCGCGGCTGCGCCGCCGTCGTCGGCTATTCCGGGCTGCTGATCGGCGGCGAAACGCTGACCGTGGAGGCCCGTTCGAAACCGCCGGTCCTGTTGGTCCACGGCGAGGACGATCCGGTGGTTCCGGTCGCCGCCTTGCCCGCCACGGTCGACGGGCTCAGCGCCGCCGGCGTCGCCGTCGAGTGGCACCGCCGGCCGCGGGTCCAGCACGGCATCGACGAGTTCGGCCTGGTCGCCGGCGCCGAATTCATCGCGACGGCGTTTCGCGAATCGGATCCCTAG
- a CDS encoding DUF427 domain-containing protein, translating into MDGTAPGYAKHPGYRIAFEPSAKRVRVEFGGEIVADTTAVRLLHETKHLPVYYFPRDDVRMDLLSATDHRSYCPFKGEASYWTVGAGGRTAENAVWSYEDPYDEVAEIAGYMAFYWDRMDAWYEEDEKVFVHARDPYTRIDIVRSARPVQVVVDGEVLAETERALFLVETGLPARYYIPRDDVRLDRLSPSDRTTQCPYKGTAIYWSVDNGNQAHADIVWSYPDPVAEVARIKDHLCFFNERVDAISIDGLAEANPKTKWS; encoded by the coding sequence ATGGACGGAACGGCACCGGGCTACGCCAAGCATCCGGGTTATCGCATCGCTTTCGAGCCGAGCGCCAAACGGGTGCGGGTCGAATTCGGCGGCGAGATAGTGGCAGATACGACGGCGGTGCGCCTGCTCCATGAGACCAAACACCTGCCGGTCTATTACTTCCCGCGCGACGACGTGCGCATGGACCTGCTGAGCGCGACCGATCATCGGTCCTATTGTCCGTTCAAAGGCGAGGCGTCCTATTGGACCGTCGGCGCCGGCGGCCGAACGGCCGAGAACGCGGTGTGGAGCTATGAAGACCCCTACGACGAGGTGGCGGAAATCGCCGGCTACATGGCCTTCTACTGGGACCGCATGGACGCCTGGTACGAAGAGGACGAGAAGGTCTTCGTCCACGCCCGTGACCCCTATACGCGGATCGATATCGTGCGCAGCGCGCGGCCGGTGCAGGTCGTGGTCGACGGCGAGGTGTTGGCCGAAACCGAACGCGCGCTGTTCCTGGTCGAGACCGGCCTGCCGGCGCGCTACTACATCCCGCGCGATGACGTGCGGCTGGACCGGCTCTCGCCCAGCGACCGCACCACGCAATGCCCCTACAAGGGAACCGCGATCTACTGGTCGGTCGATAACGGGAACCAGGCCCACGCGGACATCGTCTGGAGCTATCCCGACCCGGTCGCCGAGGTCGCGCGGATCAAGGATCACTTGTGCTTTTTCAACGAGCGGGTCGACGCCATCTCGATCGACGGCCTGGCCGAGGCAAATCCCAAGACCAAGTGGTCCTGA
- a CDS encoding DNA-3-methyladenine glycosylase 2 family protein, whose translation MTKTSLARGLDELAARDPDIARALTAAGRPALRRAEMGFPALLRTIVGQQVSTHAARAIWGRVEGGCQPMSAEKFARLRTTTLRKMGLSRQKIEYSRALARHVASGALDLDGLAQLEEEEAIDRLIEVKGIGRWSAEIYLLFALGRADVWPIDDLALAKAVIHMKGLKGTPKRAKLVAVAEPWRPWRGAAAHLMWHYYHHLNDREGGAI comes from the coding sequence CTGACCAAAACCTCGCTCGCTCGCGGGCTCGATGAACTGGCGGCTCGCGATCCCGATATCGCGCGCGCGCTCACGGCCGCCGGCAGGCCCGCCCTGCGTCGAGCGGAGATGGGATTTCCGGCGCTTTTGCGGACCATCGTCGGGCAGCAGGTTTCGACCCATGCGGCACGCGCCATATGGGGCCGCGTCGAAGGCGGCTGCCAGCCGATGTCGGCGGAAAAATTCGCCCGGCTCAGAACGACCACTCTGCGCAAGATGGGATTGAGTCGTCAGAAGATCGAGTATTCCCGCGCGCTTGCCCGTCACGTCGCGAGCGGCGCCCTCGACCTCGACGGCCTGGCGCAGTTGGAGGAAGAGGAGGCGATCGACCGACTCATCGAGGTCAAAGGCATCGGTCGCTGGAGTGCCGAGATCTACCTGCTGTTCGCTCTTGGCCGTGCCGACGTGTGGCCGATCGACGACCTCGCCTTGGCCAAGGCGGTGATCCATATGAAGGGTCTGAAGGGGACACCGAAACGGGCTAAGTTGGTTGCCGTGGCCGAACCCTGGCGGCCGTGGCGTGGCGCCGCCGCCCATCTCATGTGGCACTACTACCACCACCTCAACGACCGCGAAGGCGGCGCGATCTAA
- a CDS encoding tRNA glutamyl-Q(34) synthetase GluQRS has product MICTRFAPSPTGHLHLGHAYSALFAWRAARESGGRFLLRIEDIDRGRCRTEFDDAIVEDLAWLGLDWDGPVRRQSAHFTDYRAALDALITAGLLYPCFCTRKDIQREIATIGAAPHGPDGPTYPGTCRELAPDERAARMETGAAYALRLDMAAAAAAAGPLTWTDREAGEVTAKPGAFGDVVLARKDTPTSYHLSVTVDDAVQNVTLVTRGCDLMPSTHIHRLLQALLGLPTPDYHHHPLITDAEGRRFAKRDRPPTLRDLRENGVTADEAAAIAADGQIAAYSFSIQP; this is encoded by the coding sequence ATGATCTGCACCAGATTCGCTCCCAGCCCGACCGGACACCTTCATCTCGGTCACGCCTATTCGGCGCTGTTCGCCTGGCGCGCGGCCCGCGAATCGGGAGGGCGCTTCCTGCTGCGCATCGAAGACATCGATCGCGGCCGGTGCCGAACGGAATTCGACGACGCCATTGTCGAAGACCTCGCCTGGCTCGGCCTCGACTGGGACGGGCCGGTGCGCCGCCAGTCCGCGCATTTCACTGATTATCGCGCCGCGCTCGATGCCCTCATCACTGCCGGACTGCTCTATCCGTGTTTCTGCACCCGCAAGGACATCCAACGTGAGATCGCGACGATCGGCGCCGCGCCCCATGGCCCGGACGGTCCGACATATCCGGGTACCTGCCGCGAGCTGGCGCCCGACGAACGGGCGGCGCGGATGGAGACCGGAGCGGCCTATGCCCTCCGTCTCGACATGGCGGCCGCGGCCGCCGCCGCCGGCCCGCTGACCTGGACCGACCGGGAGGCCGGCGAGGTGACGGCAAAGCCGGGGGCGTTCGGCGATGTCGTGCTGGCGCGGAAGGATACGCCGACGAGCTATCACCTGTCGGTTACCGTCGACGACGCGGTGCAGAACGTGACACTGGTGACCCGGGGCTGCGACCTGATGCCGTCGACCCACATACACCGCCTGCTCCAGGCCCTGCTCGGCCTGCCGACCCCGGACTATCACCATCATCCGCTGATCACCGATGCCGAGGGCCGCCGCTTCGCCAAACGCGACCGGCCGCCGACCTTGCGTGACCTGCGCGAAAACGGCGTCACCGCCGACGAGGCCGCGGCGATCGCGGCCGATGGCCAGATTGCGGCCTATTCATTCAGCATCCAGCCATAG
- a CDS encoding DUF4743 domain-containing protein encodes MSFLDRIAACNNADLSRYRRFFVDGHGVGWVGETMAERLRELPEVFTVLVDSVTLNPDIRGFEERSETVEKVLRILAEDGTVTTWRDEAYPVSLSFTAPPLLRMERAAVPLFGVRAYGVHVNGFVRDGGEIRMWVGRRSPDKPTYPGMLDNMIAGGQPLGIGLMDNLVKEAAEEAAVPEAIARTARAVGAITYCAETEEGLKPDVQFCYDLELPPDFTPRNTDGEIAEFYLWPADEVLRVVAETSDFKFNCNLVIIDFAVRHGLIPPDHPDYLEIVRGLRQ; translated from the coding sequence ATGAGCTTCCTCGACCGCATCGCAGCGTGCAACAACGCGGACCTGTCACGCTACCGCCGGTTCTTCGTCGATGGCCACGGGGTCGGATGGGTCGGCGAGACGATGGCGGAACGCCTGCGCGAACTCCCCGAGGTGTTTACAGTGCTCGTCGATTCGGTGACCCTGAACCCGGACATACGCGGTTTCGAGGAGCGCTCCGAGACGGTCGAAAAGGTCCTGCGGATCCTCGCCGAAGACGGCACGGTCACCACCTGGCGAGACGAGGCTTATCCGGTTTCGCTCTCCTTCACGGCGCCGCCATTGTTGAGAATGGAGCGCGCAGCGGTGCCCTTGTTCGGCGTTCGCGCCTATGGCGTTCACGTCAATGGGTTTGTCCGCGACGGCGGCGAGATTCGGATGTGGGTCGGCAGGCGATCACCCGACAAACCGACCTATCCCGGTATGCTTGACAATATGATCGCCGGCGGCCAACCGCTGGGCATTGGGCTGATGGACAACCTGGTCAAGGAAGCGGCAGAGGAGGCGGCTGTCCCGGAGGCGATCGCCCGCACTGCGCGCGCCGTCGGCGCGATCACCTATTGCGCCGAGACCGAAGAGGGCCTGAAGCCGGACGTGCAGTTCTGTTACGACCTGGAATTGCCGCCGGATTTCACCCCACGCAACACCGACGGCGAGATCGCCGAGTTTTATCTGTGGCCGGCCGACGAGGTGCTTCGGGTCGTCGCCGAGACATCCGATTTCAAGTTCAACTGCAACCTGGTCATCATCGATTTCGCGGTCCGCCACGGCCTCATCCCGCCGGATCATCCCGACTACCTCGAAATCGTTCGCGGCCTGCGCCAGTAG
- a CDS encoding cupin domain-containing protein: MNDIGSRPWDGQYEIKNTTIIAETMDLRALHVTLAAGDVIPWHFHSQVTENFTCAKGALVVESRAPREEHRLQPGERLTLEPKTAHRVSNGGDSDCCFVLVQGIGAYDYTPVGG, from the coding sequence ATGAACGACATCGGAAGCCGGCCTTGGGATGGCCAATACGAGATCAAGAACACGACGATCATCGCCGAAACGATGGATCTGCGCGCCTTGCACGTTACGCTCGCCGCCGGCGATGTCATCCCCTGGCATTTCCACAGCCAAGTCACCGAGAATTTCACCTGCGCCAAGGGTGCGTTGGTGGTCGAATCGCGTGCGCCGCGCGAGGAACACCGGTTGCAACCGGGCGAACGACTGACCCTCGAGCCGAAGACGGCTCACCGGGTCAGCAACGGCGGCGATAGCGATTGCTGTTTCGTCCTGGTACAGGGCATCGGCGCTTACGACTATACCCCCGTCGGCGGATGA
- the recQ gene encoding DNA helicase RecQ, protein MRNAPEQLLKSIFGFPVFRPGQREIVKRLLAGAHTLVVMPTGAGKSLCYQLSALLNDRPTIVVSPLVALMDDQAAALKANGIDVGCIHSGRSRAENVEDWRRVQAGAAKLLYMSPERLMTDRMLAALDAVDPAMFVVDEAHCISKWGASFRPEYETLSELKDRFPTATLAAFTATADSATRQDINKKIFGGRGEIIVFGFDRPNLRLGVAPKTDWRRQLFNFLEPRRNGAGIVYCLSRRLTEEVAALLAKEGYRALPYHAGLPAGARRENQEIFMAEEGVIMVATIAFGMGIDKSDIRHVLHLNLPGSMEAYYQEIGRAGRDGKAAEVQMLYALDDIRMRRRFIDQEASDEDHKRREHKRLDSLLAYCEATQCRRVALLAYFGEASSPCANCDVCLDPPTVIDGTTEARMLLSAIARTGQRFGAAHIIDVLVGSTSEKIHARGHDQLPNFGAGQSHPKSFWRAFIRQAVAGGYLSIDIERFGGLKLSQKGEAVLKGIDHFYFREIPKPTASAKTSKRAHLSLQSVDDIDTELLTRLKALRREFALERGVPAFVIFSDATLHDMCRLRPATLEQMIQVGGVGPKKLKDFGKSFLDAINADNSA, encoded by the coding sequence GTGAGGAACGCGCCGGAGCAATTGCTGAAATCGATATTTGGTTTTCCGGTTTTTCGACCGGGCCAGCGGGAGATTGTCAAACGTTTGCTGGCGGGCGCTCATACACTCGTCGTTATGCCGACGGGGGCGGGTAAGTCCCTGTGCTATCAACTATCGGCTCTGCTGAACGACCGCCCAACAATAGTTGTTTCGCCGCTGGTAGCGCTCATGGATGACCAAGCTGCGGCGCTAAAAGCCAACGGGATTGACGTCGGCTGTATCCATTCCGGCCGCTCGCGTGCGGAGAACGTCGAGGATTGGCGGCGCGTTCAGGCGGGTGCGGCTAAGCTGCTCTACATGTCGCCGGAGCGCCTCATGACGGACCGAATGCTTGCCGCGCTCGATGCCGTAGATCCGGCAATGTTCGTCGTCGACGAGGCCCATTGCATTTCCAAGTGGGGAGCCAGTTTTCGCCCGGAATATGAAACATTGTCAGAGCTCAAGGACCGATTTCCGACGGCAACGCTGGCTGCCTTTACTGCGACCGCGGATAGTGCGACACGCCAGGACATAAACAAGAAAATCTTCGGCGGGCGTGGCGAAATCATTGTGTTCGGTTTCGACCGACCAAATTTGCGGCTCGGCGTAGCGCCCAAGACCGACTGGCGCCGGCAACTATTCAATTTCTTGGAACCTCGGCGAAATGGTGCGGGAATCGTGTATTGCCTGTCCCGCCGCTTGACCGAGGAGGTGGCGGCCCTGCTTGCGAAAGAAGGTTACCGGGCGCTGCCCTATCACGCCGGACTACCCGCAGGGGCGCGCAGAGAGAACCAGGAGATTTTTATGGCCGAAGAGGGCGTGATCATGGTGGCGACCATCGCCTTTGGCATGGGGATCGATAAATCGGATATCCGCCACGTCTTGCACCTAAACCTGCCCGGTAGCATGGAGGCTTACTACCAGGAGATCGGGCGCGCGGGGCGTGACGGAAAAGCGGCTGAAGTTCAAATGCTATATGCCTTGGATGACATCCGAATGCGCCGCCGGTTCATTGATCAGGAAGCCTCGGACGAAGACCACAAGCGCCGCGAACACAAGCGACTGGATTCACTCTTGGCCTATTGCGAGGCGACCCAGTGTCGCCGAGTCGCCCTTCTCGCATACTTTGGCGAAGCATCATCGCCTTGCGCGAATTGTGATGTTTGCCTTGATCCGCCGACGGTTATCGATGGCACGACGGAGGCGCGAATGCTCCTATCCGCCATCGCTCGAACCGGACAGCGGTTTGGCGCGGCACATATCATAGACGTCTTGGTTGGCAGCACCTCGGAGAAGATCCACGCTCGCGGGCACGATCAGCTGCCGAATTTCGGCGCCGGCCAGTCACACCCCAAGAGCTTCTGGCGGGCCTTTATCCGACAGGCGGTCGCGGGCGGTTACCTTTCGATCGATATCGAACGCTTTGGCGGCCTGAAACTTTCGCAAAAGGGCGAAGCGGTTTTGAAGGGCATAGATCATTTCTACTTCCGTGAGATTCCAAAGCCAACGGCATCGGCAAAGACATCGAAGCGGGCGCATCTATCGTTGCAGTCAGTGGATGATATCGACACAGAACTGCTAACGCGGTTAAAGGCGCTGCGACGTGAGTTCGCCCTTGAGCGGGGCGTGCCGGCGTTTGTGATTTTTTCCGACGCGACCTTGCATGATATGTGCCGATTGCGACCGGCAACTCTTGAACAAATGATTCAGGTTGGCGGCGTTGGTCCGAAGAAGCTCAAGGATTTCGGCAAATCGTTTCTTGATGCTATCAACGCGGATAATTCGGCGTAG
- a CDS encoding alpha/beta hydrolase, with translation MPTTLVRGRRVAYLDSGDGEPVLLLHSSSSSGAQWSLLVEELRARGYRALAPDLLGYGDSEPWPAGAALDAEDEFALVRALADIAGAPIHLVGHSYGAAISLRMAMADALPLRSLVLYEPVLFSILELAGETALHDEIRRIGDNFIAAVARGDPAPGVGGYVDYWNGDGAWAALPDNVRARVLQSADKVAAEWAIGFAVDFSLADMAAIAVPTLVARGGATNATTARIAELVAATIDAAHLATIEGARHMGPITHGEAVNREILLHLENVAR, from the coding sequence GTGCCGACGACGCTAGTCCGCGGACGCCGGGTCGCCTATTTGGATTCGGGCGACGGCGAACCGGTCCTGCTTCTACACAGCTCGTCGAGCAGCGGCGCGCAATGGTCGCTGTTGGTCGAGGAGTTGCGGGCGCGCGGCTACCGTGCGCTGGCGCCGGACCTGCTCGGCTACGGCGACAGCGAGCCGTGGCCCGCCGGCGCGGCGCTCGATGCCGAAGACGAGTTTGCCCTGGTGCGGGCGCTCGCCGACATCGCCGGCGCGCCAATTCATCTCGTCGGCCATTCCTATGGGGCGGCGATCTCGTTGCGGATGGCGATGGCGGATGCGCTTCCGTTGCGTAGTCTCGTGCTTTACGAGCCGGTGCTCTTCTCGATCCTCGAATTGGCCGGCGAGACCGCGCTTCACGACGAGATACGGCGGATCGGCGATAACTTTATCGCCGCCGTCGCGCGGGGCGACCCGGCACCCGGTGTCGGTGGCTATGTCGATTATTGGAACGGTGACGGCGCGTGGGCGGCGCTGCCGGACAATGTCCGCGCCCGTGTCCTTCAATCGGCGGACAAGGTCGCCGCCGAATGGGCGATCGGCTTCGCGGTCGATTTCTCCCTTGCCGACATGGCCGCGATCGCTGTCCCGACCTTGGTCGCGCGGGGTGGGGCGACCAACGCGACCACCGCGCGCATTGCCGAATTGGTCGCCGCCACCATCGATGCTGCCCATCTCGCCACCATCGAAGGCGCGCGCCATATGGGTCCGATCACCCATGGCGAAGCGGTCAATCGTGAAATCCTGCTGCATCTCGAGAACGTGGCGCGGTGA